The genomic DNA ttttctttcattctttCTTCCCTTACTACAGctagtacctacttagttttaagttcatGTGTAAGGTATCTATCTACTCACCATATGCACATTGGTCTTGTTCAAGTTGAATATTTGGCCAGAACTAGCGGCGGCGACTTGTTGGTACACTTTGTACGAGGGTCGCTTCAAATCGTTGCAGTGACCGGTTAGTATGAACACCACCTGAACAAATATTTGGTTGACATCacattaagttattattatatgtgtTGTTTGCCAAAAACGCTCTATGTAGAACAAATTAATGTCCTTCGGTAGGTACAATGCCCTCGTATTGTCCTTACAACAGGTGTCATTAAAGTCATACGTTCTAGTAAAGAAGAGAAGAGACTGCCAAAAATTACCGGACTCTGTTATTAATGTccattaagtacctacctagataGGTATATCTATTGAAATCTTATTCCATAAGATAAgaacaaatgtatagaaaaacacttgaccgttcacactcaaccgatgatacgttagtgTGACTGACGATATGCTCGAcatattttacgtcagatatgaaccgacccttattcccgggattcgaacccaaaAGCCTATTATTCGATAGTCTGATATAGAAACTTTCTCAGAACTTAGATTTAAGACGCccctaaggctacccactgaccaGAAGTTGTAATTACAGTCTCAGCTTACCTGGCTCTGTTTCCGTTGTATAGCATCCAGTACTTTGCCAACAATGCGATGGTCGGTGGCGGTCGCGTCGGTAAACACGTAGAGAAAGGACCTTGGTCTGCTGACATTCAGAGCTAGCTGGATTCCCGTCAAAGACTTCTCAGGACAGTCACCTCCACCCTGAACGTGGACCATGTTTAACGCTCTCTGGAACGCCCATTTATTCTTTGTCACTGTCGCAGGGCCAACCACTGCGGACAGACACAATTGTTGTATAGAAGAGAGTACCTATATTCGGTTGTTAGAACTGGTTTCTCtaggctttttttaaggggggaaatcttccaatgacttctctcgcgtTAGcaaaggcaagagggagtgtgactaaaacccacctcgttcctattcctccttttcgagccggagccccggcaaataGGCAAATTCCGGCCGTTTCTTTTCTGACACTACTGTCAGAAAAGATTAACTCTTTGGCACACCAGTAGGTAGGAACTAACCAGCAGAAACTTTAAGtactttttacatattattataagttttactttttttgacaacctttttttttgagagctcaaatcatccaatgacttctcccgccttgggcgaggcgagagggagtgtcagactcttactgactaaaaaccaccccgttcctactcctgcttttcgcaccggagccccggtaagcccgctaggtagtccgcagctccggatcaataaTTACGCCTATATACTTAAAAATAGCCCACTTTATCACAAATGTTAAGCTCAAGGTCTATTTATTACTACATATGTACCCAACAAAAACAAGTAGGTAAGACTTACAGGGGTCATGGAACGGCACAAACACAAAGTCTGCGATGACGCCACTCTCCTGTAAAGCAGTGTTCAGGATCATTTCAGCCCCCTCTCGTAGCTGTCGCAAGTCATTGTACATCGACCCAGTTGTATCGAAAATAAACGCCAAACTACTCTTCCCACCATCTTTATCTTCAATCGATCTCCTATAAACCTTCTTACACTCGATGCCAATTACAAGTACACTAGCAATAAGGAGAACACAGTTCActttatgaaacatttttaacTAACACTAAAACATTATGGTGTTAATTTAGCAAACACTCTTTTGTTCGAAGTGGTTCGTTTTATTGGACTTATCTGTCACCTCTGACCGAGTAATCAATGTGGGTTGGAGTAAGGAAATAATTTACTTGAGTGTATTTATGTTAAGCATACTATATACTAGATGATTCTGTGGTCTCCTTGACcactttaaaatacatattattagatAATTGTTATATGCTATTCTCTAATGTAGAAATCTCACATAGTACCCAGTTTAATGTACAATAACGtctaaaatttttcttttttaaatattgatattttatctaCTGGCTGACTAGATATTGGTTGCGAAACGATAGTGCTTGAGTGGAGATACGAGCTCGCAGAGGACAAGTACACGTAGAATGACTTTGAAGGACCTTAACAGTAGGACGTTGTAGACTGATAGATATGGTAGATGGTTTCATTAACATAGCATCGGATATGCTTTGCTGAAGGTTGCAGTTCGAAGCAGAATAGGGGTAGGAAcgtggtgatttttagtcattagaagtctgacactccatcccGCCTCCTGGCAGGGTGAGAAGGAGTATCACCTGACCAAAAACCACACCATTCCAACTCCTACCCTGTGCCCAGGTTTCGGCTTGCAACCAAGTCAGTTCGACTGTGAACTTACGATAGATTCGTTCGTGATGACTTAAGGATatagagacatactaaattaacaaaaaaatacagtttacacgcgtaaattaatggagaaaaactctactagtttcgcaGCCTACTGAGAACTGTAGACTacgcgacatcgccgcgtctgcggacgttgctcatgatgactctgtgactcgaaactagtagagtttttctccattaattaacgtgagttaaccgtgatttttagctaAGATAGTTTCTCAGCCAGTGTACACCAACTTTATCAATAGGGAAATAAAATAACGCAATCTAATAATCTTGACGCGGCTGAAACTACTTTATCAATGTAACTTATCATTTCTAATGCAGGAACCACTAGTTaggcatttacaaatataggtCAGATTTGTTAGGCATATCTAACTGTTAACTCTTATTTCGTAAAGTAGTGCTTTTATTgcgaatttaatttaaactaaagtgtttgtattattacatttgtgcacaatacaaattaaaatctatttaaaatttaaactaagGACAGAAGTCCTTACTTATATTTTGGTTAAATATTAGCATAGAATTTctattctaataaatatattataaaaatataagtttctTAACATAAAAGGTATATAAgcaaacaaattttaaaaataaaatctttattcaaaACTCACACTTGACATCTGTATAGAAGATATTCTGTTCTTAACTTAAATACGAAAAACAACCTATTCACCTAGAAACTAGGTCTTAGACTATTGCTCAAATAATGCTTTACACATTCATACATAGTGCTTTGCGTGGAACATAATTAAGGTAAAAATTTTAAGTCATACCAACGTCAAAATAGTTTTAATCTGAGTATCCAGAAAGGATAACATTTACGTTTACATTTTGggtaaaaaaattgaaaagatGAATCAAAATTGATGCCTTCATGGGTAGATTAACATTCATACCAGTATTATCAACTTTCTTAGAGACACAAAATGAAAATGCGGACATCAAAATTCATTGTCGATTTGGCACAGTTCTGCCCATTTTATTAGAAAgtagttttgttaataaattatgtgtttCCACACAAAGCAGTCATAAATATGGACAGTTTACACGGCAAGCCTTTGAACAAGACATCAATATCCAGCACAACacattaaactaaaaatgtttatgtatatgttaAAATGCATTATGTTCCCGTACTCGAGTTGTTGTTTCATACCTACATTGAAATATCATCTTTAAGACACTACTTTTCTCTACATCTAAATACATGATAATTAGTCTGCGAATAGGTTTTACAATAGTTTTCAGAGTAAAAATCTAATATGAATggtagaaataaaacaacacaaaagtGACAGAAACTACAgtgttaaaatatgaataaagacAAAGAGATCTTAAAATACTTGTCTGTCTTTACATCTTGAGCATcactaaattacataataaaattaaaaaattgtaatattaaaattaaatttacttaaaaaattaaatcataataatgtATTGCATTTAAAATCCGTAgacattaaataactattaatttataaagtcaaattaataaaataaaagatgttTTATAGTGGCCCACTTGAAGCGGAGGCTACATAGCAAAATATGCGTTAATTTGTAAGTATGAAATTATATAACTGAACTTAGTTTTCTATTGCACATTTTGGGAAGAGATATGCATCTATTACAAACTGCGTATAAACTTCGCATACACatgtatacaaaacaaattgacaCAATTTTACTTGCTGGAGATAAATCTTAAATCTAAAACGATGTTTTCTCGGTGGATGCAATGATTTCCTCAAAAATGTCAgatgaaaaacaaaaactgtctaacaaaataaatatgggCCCGACTAAAAATATACGAAGCGGTAGCTAAAAAACGACAACATGTATGAACACTGTTTAGGGACTTAAATTAATGAGGTAAAATATCAGGCAAGTGACAGGGGTATTACATATAAGGTACTCGCCATTACGCTTACGAATAAGACTGTTTACGCAATAATGGTTATTTTACGAACAATAACAAGTACATAACACATACATTATTACTGTTACAACTATATTGTACAAGGCCACAAGTAccattcaaatataattttggtCAAGTAGggataaataaagaattttactataaaaatatacatatttttagtcGGGCATAGCACAAAATATGTTAGTACATTATGAATAACTTTGGCAAGCATAtaaactacataaaaaaatgtttactattTGTACTTGCATTCTGCAAATATCAGTCATGGATATAGTGGGTAATGGGTAGACTGTATTTACGATAATGTTCTTCGGAACacatttatggaataagccggcaaacgagcagacggatcacctgatggtaaccaatcagcgtcgcccatgaacacccggaaccccagaggagttacaagtgtgtcATTGGCTTTTGCGGATCGGGATTGGGGTTAGGATACAATATCGTGTCGAAATTTCATAAttcatttaaacaatgtttttgaTATGACTACAATATATCCATATTCAGTATGTAAGCCTTTTTAATCATAATCAACATTATAGACAAAGGAATGTGGAGTTTATGTGTcacaattgaatttgaataaagaTTTGTGAAGAAATTAAGGtcactttatttgttttctcctccatgaataaattatgaagctttttatttgtttcgtttattcgaaaaatataaaattcttaagTAGTTTAAGTCATATAAGCTGAAGGTGAAGCTAAAGTAGTCATATCGTCAAActtttgtatgtgttttatttagaaaatgtgttagtttaattaaattatttgttaatgaATGTGGTTGTGGAATTAGTGTTATAGTATAAACTATTCATGTACAATATACtattatataatttgtataagtTTACAATTacgtataaaatacaatataaattgtaaatttcCTACTCCGAACACATTTTATGGGTAACACTCccatagtaaaataataattaaaatttaatttaataccaaaatccaattaattacttatatccGAATTATAATTCgagtcaataaaattataatgaaaatcgTGAGTCGTCAAAAGTTCGAATTTAATGTTTTGCGATAGCATCGTTACGGGAGGTTCTATTTATATACCAACTACTGTTTATAAGCATAGACTTGCTCATGAAGCTGTAAAAACTTCTTTACACTGTACccggattttttttaaaccatggGCGATGACAAATGCCTTCATCGATGCAACACATCCAGGAAACCTTGTTGCAACACGTAAATGCCTCAATGGCACAATTTCCACATTATCAAAAAGCTGATACATGGATTTTGGCACGTCAATACTACGTCTTTAAAACTTCACATGATTCTTTACGATCATTGAAAACAGTCTATGCATATAATCGGCCTCGCACTGTTATGAtccttattattttcataataagaGTCATAACTGTACAGACGTTGTGTAACTACGTCGTTTAGAATTGGGTCTACTAACATGAACACGGGGTGATGTCCGTGGGGAGTTAGACGACGTCATCGGCAGCTACTTTGGGTGGAATTTTCGCTTTTTGGTATATCAATAAGTTTTCGCTGACCTCGCCTTCGGGGAACTGGGAAAGAATACAAACATTATTGTAAGTTATTCGTTCGAAATTTGCAgaattaaaatgtattgaattagATAGAGACCTGTGTGTGCGGGATCTCGTGTAGCAAGTTGTACCCGGCGAGTATGGACTCGATGCGTCCCTTGAGGCGGTCGTAGAGTACGAGCAGGTCGGGCGCCTGCCGCAGCGTGGTCTCCTGGCGCCACCACCGCTGCGGGTTGTTGAAGAAAGCCTCCGCCTCGTACGTAGTGCCCGACGCATTCAGCGGGGGCTCGCAGCTCAGGTACCGGGTCGTTATGTTCAGGTGCAGGTGACTAACAACACAAATACATGGTAGTTATTGACGTCATACATTGCTTTATAAGTCCGCATTAGGAActgcataattttgtaaatttgtACTTTAGATTCTTATTACTTATTGAATGACTGGCCGACAAAGAATGCAAACTGAAACTCCTGGACATAGGAATTTGAAAACAAACACTAAGATAGGTTACTTTCCTGTGCAAACAAATAATactgttaaagaaaaataagccTTAAGATACAAGTTTAAAGTTcacacttttttgtttttttaaaaaaaaaaaacgttgcctcacattaggattttctcctgtgtcgtgggtgcgtttacaaacatacaagttcacatacacatgacacccaaacccgaaacaacaatttgtggatcacccaaagagttgctccgtgcgggaatcgaacccgctacccgttgcgtggcagccagttgcccagccaccgcaccaaccgtgcagtcactaAGTCTTACATAGATTACTGTAAATTAGTACATAATACAATGATGTACCTGTAGAGAGGCGTAGAGTGGCAGGGCATGAGGAAGGTGATGGAGGTCCTGTTGGTGGCGGCCTGGCGCAGCAGGGGCATGGCCTGCAGCGGGCCCGCCTGGTGCACCACGCCGAAGTACAGCGCCGGCACCGCGTTACCCAGCAAGATCGATCCGGCCAACAAGTACAGGTGCAATCTGGTACAGTAAGAAATACTTTCTTAATTTATGCAACGGCACGCCTTTTatgcccgaaggggtaggcagaggtgcacattacggcacgtaatgccgctatacaatgtacgcccacaatctatactaatattataaagctgaagagtttgtttgtttgtttgaacgcactaatctccggtactattggtccgatttgaataattctttttgtgttgggtagtgcatgtatcgaggaaggctataggctataaaacatcacgctatgaccgaTAGAAgccaagtagagcgggtgaaaccgcgcggaagtagctagttaaataTACTTTCTTAATTCCAGGGAAAATTACATTCATCatcttaattataaatacaaaaaagtgaaaaaattgGAAGTAGGGGATTTGTATATGAGCATGACTATTGGTAAAGATAGATTCTGCAATTAAAACCATGTCTTGGCAAACAATGCATAGTAGGTAAGTCACCCTTCGTGGAGTGATGATATCTGCTGTTTAGCTGTGTTCAGTTGTTTGCAAGGTGTTAAAATCAAATGTGTGTAGTATATATGAGCTTGTTTAAATAAGAAAGAAGTGATTCACTTACTTCTTAGCCTTCCTGCTCCAGGGTACAATCACGTCTTGAGCCAAATACAGGAATATCGGTAGCAGCGGCAACACAAATCTGAACTCTTTGTGTGGAATGAAGCTGCAATTATATAATACacaatgattattattaatatttttttaaacagccTTGTCACTAATCTGAAACTACCTTAAAACTGATGCATAGTATGAACTTCGAAAATatagttatatttaaaacttgtaTCAGAGAATTTAATACTAATTGAACTTAACATTGGCAGTTTCATAGGCTGACGCTACTTTctgcattaattttattttattaatatgtattaagaaaACTTACAGCTAGTTAGTTAACtagttatttaacaataagtAAAACAAGGCCAATTACAAGTTTCCACTTATAAAACTACCATTTTAAACCTTAAGTCCATAGGAATAAGTAACATACCTGTACACAGCCACATATAAAGCGACGGCGGTTAGAAGCAGGCTTCCGATTTTGTTCTCCTTTGGTCGTCTCAGTATTTGCACAGTGGCCCACAGTACAGGAATTACGTTGACACCCAAAACCGCTGGAATACCTTGCGTCAAGTACCAGTGCCTGAAAAAACAAGAACGATATGAGATCAGCAACCTAGTTTCTTTACTACAAATcacactttaattttaaaatcctgacaaaagaaaaggaatttaaagaaaatctatGGTAATTTAATTCACAATAAAGTTTCATAAACACATGGCTGTAATTACCataatacattaataattttaatcctaTTGTTGCCAGATGTCACTAGTTATCGTTATTGCATGTCAATGACCTCAAGTGGTAAatgctttatttgttttgtttcatgttgaattttttttattttagactatATTCTTCTTACTGAATTTTTATGCTCTATATCCCCTAAAAGTTCCAATGTAACATAACTTATTGTAAAAAACGTATAAGCGCCTTACTAATCCGAGACCTCGCTCGGCAGTTGCACTTTCGCCCGACAAGACAGCATACAAAAGTATCAGTAACTAGcaaaacctggcgaactccgtttcgccatcatgatttttttttcttgaattttcttagctataaacctcacagaacccgagacctttccaacgaatggaaaaccgtggaaatcggtacgtgcattctgaagttatagcgtcaggaaggaaaacctgacttatttttttatataatagacatGCGTGAACAAGACAAACAATCATCAAAATCTTACCATGGATGTTGTCCATAGAAAGATGCGATGTCGTGTAGCACATTGAACCTGAAGAACTCCCAGGGAGTGACGATAAGGCGGCCGTAATAGTACGAGTCCAAGGCTACGAGGGCCCCACCGCAGACCaaactaaaacaacaatttttattaGACACTTCAATTAGGATAAGTAGACAGTGGAGTAGTGATTGcctaacactaggattttctcctatgtcgtgttTGACAATTTTACCTATACATGACATCAAAACCtggacaatttgtggatcacacatattTAGAAGGTTTAAGTGCATAATTTGTGAAGATTTAACATAGGCAAAgctaattattatggttatcggcttactcacttaactgtTTAACAAAAAACTGAACTAGTTTCCAGCTTTCGAGCCATTCTACTGTCTGATATGTCGCGGAATGCAAATATGAGCCGATAACGACcactattaatttaatatgtctcccGAAAGCTATAATATAATAGGCAAAACTGTGAATATTAGGGTCAGTTCATATCAATCTGACGTAAAATaagtcgagcgtatcatcggttgagtgtgagcagtcaattgtttttctatacatttgtctgttctggcgttacgcgacgcaTATTCCGTCAGACATGAACCGACCCTTAATCTAGGATAGTGAAATTAAATTCTTCATCACCCAGTCTTTCCCTTTAACCTAAAGTTGGCTCTAAGTCAAGCTACTGAAAGTGACTTACGCAATAGGCACATAGGTGCGAACAATAAGCTTCAGTCGGCTCTGGTTGGTGGTTAGCAAGTTGTAAGCGCCGAGTACCGCCCACAGTGGTGCTGACGTCGGACGCAAGAATACACACAGTACTGCCAGCCATATCCACTTTGGACTctctgtataaaattaaaaatgtgttacgtatatttttattagaattttgataTTTGTTGCTGAACTGATGGATAGTAAATAGAAAGTTCAAAGATTAAACAAAACCTCTTTATAGAAACAGAACAGGATAAAAATGTTCAGATATTCATTAGTACTGAATAAAATATCATGTATTCATGTGGTACATAAGGAAAATATtgtcattgtttaattaaagatcataaaatacaaaacatactttataagtatgtatcggaacatctaaataaataaactttgcaTGGaatgacaattattattattacaacttaAGATGTTTTAGTTGCATCAGTGCAACTAAGATTTACCTTGTTCATAGTGTCCCAATTTTCCACCCTTGAATGGGAACTCTGACAAAGCGATGGCGACGAGAGAAGTCTCTAAAGTCTGCA from Spodoptera frugiperda isolate SF20-4 chromosome 9, AGI-APGP_CSIRO_Sfru_2.0, whole genome shotgun sequence includes the following:
- the LOC118281962 gene encoding GPI mannosyltransferase 3, whose amino-acid sequence is MVLAKGLRPLQVVSVILFVRLLSVFLVQTWYVPDEYWQTLEVAHKQVFGYGALTWEWQQGIRSYLYPSVVAGLYTLLKYTGLDYPEALILLPRILQAVISTAADYSFYKWTGNRKWALFLILTSWFWFYTSGRTLLQTLETSLVAIALSEFPFKGGKLGHYEQESPKWIWLAVLCVFLRPTSAPLWAVLGAYNLLTTNQSRLKLIVRTYVPIALVCGGALVALDSYYYGRLIVTPWEFFRFNVLHDIASFYGQHPWHWYLTQGIPAVLGVNVIPVLWATVQILRRPKENKIGSLLLTAVALYVAVYSFIPHKEFRFVLPLLPIFLYLAQDVIVPWSRKAKKLHLYLLAGSILLGNAVPALYFGVVHQAGPLQAMPLLRQAATNRTSITFLMPCHSTPLYSHLHLNITTRYLSCEPPLNASGTTYEAEAFFNNPQRWWRQETTLRQAPDLLVLYDRLKGRIESILAGYNLLHEIPHTQFPEGEVSENLLIYQKAKIPPKVAADDVV